The genomic DNA CCCGTCAGCCCGCCCACCGAGCTGTTGCTGACGCGCACGCGGAACGCGCCCGGCTCGACGATCCACTTCATGTCGCGGTCGTAGAAGCCGAGTTCCCTGGGACCAAGACTGAACCTCACCTGTCGCGTCTCGCCGGGCTCCAACGTGACACGCTGAAAGCCCCTCAGCTCCTGCACGGGACGCGTGAGGCTTGCGACCACATCCTGAACGTACAGCTGTACGACCTCGTCGCCTTCGCGCGATCCGCCGTTGGTGACGTCGACCGACACGTCGATGCCACCGTTCGGCGGAATGCGCGCGGCCCCGAGACGCAGGCTCCCGAGCTTGAACTCCGTGTAGCTGAGGCCGTGGCCGAACGGGAAGAGCGGCGTCCACGGGACGTCGAGATACTTCGAGGTGTACCTGTCTTTGTCATCCGGCGGGCGCCCCGTGCTCTTGTGGTTGTAGTAGATCGGCACCTGCCCGACTGCACGCGGAAACGTGATCGGCAGCTTGCCGCCGGGATTGACCTTGCCGAACAGCACGTCTGCGACGGCGTGTCCCGCCTCAGTGCCCGGAAACCACGCCTCGAGGACCGCCGGCGCGTGGTCGGCCAGCCAGGGAATCGTCAGCGGCCGGCCGTTCATGAGCACGACGGCCGTCGGCCTGCCCGTCGCGGTGAGGGCCTGCGCAAGCTCGAGCTGCCGGCCGGGGAGATCGAGCGACGTGCGGGAGGAGGCCTCGCCGCTCATCGCGCCAGTTTCCCCTATCACAAGTACCACCGCGTCGGCGCTTCGCGCGGCCTGCACGGCGCGTTCGATTCCAGCGCGATCGGATCCATCGCTCTCCTGCGCCGCCGCCATCAAGTTCTTGACGTCAAGCGCCACGCCCTGCTCGTACACGACCTTCGTGGCGGCGCTCGCCGCGGCCTTGATGCCCTCGAGGACCGTCACGACATCCTCCTCCCTGCCGTCGCCCGTCCAATTGCCCATCATGTCGTGGCGGTTATCGGCAAGCGGCCCGATCACCGCGATCGTGCCGAGTGAGGGCGAGAGCGGCAGGACGGCACGGTCGTTCTTGAGGAGGACCATCGAGCGGGCGGCTATCTCGCGGGCCGCGGCGCGGAATTCCGGTTTGCCGATCGTGACCTTTTCGCGGGCCGGGTCGGCGTACGGCCGATCGAACACGCCCGCGCGCAACTTGATGCGCAGAACGCGGCGCACGGCTTCGTCCAGCGCGGCCACGGGGAGCCGCCCCTCCCTCACCAGCCGCACGCCGTGGCTCACGTACGAGCGGCTGACCATTTCCACGTCCACGCCGGCTGCCAGCGCCTGGCGCGCCGCGTCCGCCTCGTCTGCGGCCAGCCCGTGGTTGATCAACTCCACGACGGAGCGGTAATCGGACACCACGAGGCCGTCGAATCCCCACTCCTTCCTGAGCACCTGCGTGAGCGTGAACGGGTTGGCGGATGTCGGCACGCCGTTCAGATCGTTGAACGCGCTCATGAACGTACCGACCCCGGCGTCCACCGCCGCCTGGAACGGCGGAAAGTACACCGTGCGGAGCGTCCTCTCGGACATGTCGACGGTGTTGTAGTCGCGGCCGGCCTCCGCCGCCCCGTAGGCCACCCAGTGTTTCGCGCAGGCGACCACGCGATCGGGCCGGCTGTAGTCGTCTCCCTGGAAACCGCGCACGCGTGCGCGCGCGAAGGCGGCGCCCAGGAACGGATCTTCGCCCGCGCCTTCCGCGACGCGCCCCCATCGTGCGTCCCGTGCGACGTCCACCATCGGCGCGAACGTCCAGTGGAGCCCGACGGCGCGGCTTTCCGCCGCCGCGATCGCCGCCGATCGCTCCGCTGCCGCGGGATCCCACGTGGCAGCCTCGCCCAGGGGAATGGGAAAGACCGTTCGATACCCGTGGATCACGTCGAAGGCGAAGATGAGGGGAATCCTCAGCCGCGAGCCTTCCACCGCGGCGCGCTGCAGGGCGTTTACCTGCTCGGCGCCGCGGACGTTCAAGGTCGATCCGAGCAGACCTTTCCGTGCGAGCTCGAGGTGTTCCTCCCGGTACCGCCCGTCCGCATGGCCATCGAGCTGCTGAAGCTGGCCGAGCTTCTCCTCGATCGTCATCTGCGCGAGGAGATCGTCGATGCGGCGCTCGAGGCCCGCGGGCTGCGCATCGAGCAGCGGGGAGGCGGCGAGGGCGACCGCGATCGCGCCCGCCGCGAGCGGGAGCGGATGAGGTTTCATACGCCGCGCCGTTTCGTGGCGTTAGAAGCCGTAACGAACGCCGAGCTGGAGCCGGCGACCGGGATCGATCAGGCTGCTGGGACGCCCGAAGTTCGGGTTCGTGGCCGGCAGCGTCGGGATGAACCCCTCGTACCCGGTGAAGTTGTCGAAGCTGAAGATGTTGAAGCCCTGGAAGATGACGGAAACGGCGTGCCTCTCCGCGAACCGGAAGGCTCTTTCCACCTGCAGGTCGACGCTTCGAAACGCCCAGGCGTTGGGAACGATGAAGTCGAACTGTTCCGGGCGTCCCTCGTTGCGGCGCACGCGCCTGAGATCCACCGCGTTGCCAAGCGACTCGTCCACGATCGTATACGGCGTCCCCGAGCCCAGCGTGATGAACGTGCTCGCGATGAAATCCCATGGCAGCCCGACGATCCCCGTCACGACGAGGCGATGCCGCTCGTCGTTGTCGATCGGATGCCGCGGGTAGTCCGCCGCCGTCGGGAAGTCGAGGCTGAACAGGTCTCCGCCGGTCTTCTCGGCTTTCCCGAGCGTGTAGGTCACGCTGAACCCGTAGCGCGTGCCGCCGATCCCGTAGGGTCGATCGGCCTGCACGTAGAGACCGTCGTACCACGACTTCCGGCCCTCGAGATCCGACCTGAGGATGTTCGAGAACCCGGGCACCGGCTGGCAGCACGTGCCGTCCGGCCGCCGGTTTCCAAACAGGAACGTGAACAGGTTCCGGCTGCGCATGCCCGAGTAGGTGACCGACGTGACGATCCCGCCGAAGCTGTGGCGCACGCCGAGCGACCACTGGTCCGACACCGGCGGCTTCGTGTCGTTCGCGATGAGAAACACTTCGGGGTTCGGCGCGCGCCCCCTGGCGATGAGCGTCTGCAGTCCCTGAACGCTCAGGAACGAGGGATCCCACGGGATCGTGTCGACCCCGTCGCGAATCCCGCCCGCGGCGGAGAACTGGAACGTGCGGACGGCGTACTGCAGCCGGAACCGCTCGTCGAGCGTGGAGTTGTAGAGCACGCGATCGAAGTAGCGTCCCCACCCGCCAAAGGCGATCGTCTGGCCGTCGCCGGACATGTCGTACGAAAATCCGAGGCGCGGCTGCCACATGCCGTAGTACGGCGGGCGATCGTCGCCGTCGGTGAAGTACGCGCCGCCGTCCACGAACGACGCGGTTGCCTCGCGCACGTTGTCGGGCGTCACGTAGTCGTTGTTCAGCATGTCGGACTCGTAGTCCCACCGCAGGCCCAGGTTGAGCGTGAGTCGGCTGGTCGCGGCCCAGTCGTCCTGCGCGAAAAACCCGAGCTGCGAGTTGGTGGCGCTCAGGTCCGGGTCGCCCACGCCAAACTGCGCGCGCGCCGGGAAGTCCCAGCTGATGCTGCCGGCGTAGGTGAAGATCGGATTGCCGGCGAACAGCTTGCTCACGTCGTAATCGACGTAGCTCAGCACGCCGCCGCCCTTCACCGTGTGATTGCCCCGCCACTTCGAGAACCGGGAGTAGTCGTTCCTGAGCGAGATGCGCTGCTGCACGATGTGCTGGTCGGTGTCACGGCCGCCGATCCTGAGCAGCCCGTCGTAGTTCTGGCCGATGATGCCGGGGTTTTCCGCCGTGGGGTTCCAGCGATAGCGCTGGTACGACACGTACGTCTCGTTGAGGAACGAGGTGGCCGCGAGCTGCCACTTGCCCTGCACCGAGTCCACGCGGTTCCGCACGTTCTCCGCCGACTCGAAGCTGGTGCGGCCGCCGAAGCCGCGGATATCGGTCTCGTCGCGCCAGTTGTACGTCACTTCGAGCTGCTGGGCGGACGCCGGCTGCATCGAGACCTTGCCGAACAGAAGCTTTTCGCGAAACGGGCTGGTGAACGTGCCCTCGAACGTGCGCAGGCGCTCGACGAGCGCCGGCGGCGCGTTCGACACCGTCCCCGCGATCACCGTGCTGTCGCGATCCTGCCGGTTCTCCTCGTAGGACCCGAAGAACTGCACCTTGTCCTGCACGATGGGGCCGCCGACCGACGCGCCCCACTGCCACCGCTCGAACGTGGGCTTCGGCGTGGTCTTGCCTTTCACGAGCAGCCCCGCGGCGTCCCGCACGACCGTTTCATTCTCCACCAGGCCCTTGTCCTGGTAGAAGCCGAACACTTCGCCCGAGTAGCGATTGCCGCCGCTCTTGGTCACCGCCGTGATGATGGCGCTCGCCGCCTTCTCGTACTCGGCCTTGAAATTCTGCGTGAGCACCTGGAACTCCTGCACGGCGTTCTGCGGGAACGGGTTGCCGCGGCTCGCGTCCTGGCCGACCACGCCGCCGTCGATCACGTCGTTCTTGAAGCTCACGCCGTCGATGAACACGTTGACGTTCTGCGACGGCAGCGCGCCGGCCGAGAACTCTTTCCGGGTTTCGTTGTCCGACACGCGGACGCCCGGCGCGAGCGCCGCGAAGTTCAGGAAGTTGCGGCTGTTCTGGGGGAGGTGCTGGATCTGCTCGCGGGTGACGTTGGTCGTCACCTCCGACTTTCGCGTATCCACCAGACGGGTCTCGCCGACGACGGTGACGTCTTCGGTGTAGATGACATCAGGCGTGACGCGGAAGTACACCGTGACCGTCTGGCCGACGAGCACTTCCACCGTCTTCGCCTCGGGCTTGTACTGGGCGAACGCAACGGTGAGCCGGTATTGGCCCGGCCGAAGGCCGGCCAGCGTGAACGTGCCGTCCTCGGCGGTCGCGGTCTCGTGCGTGAATCCGCTCTGCACGTGCCGCGCCACGACGCTCGCGCCGGGGAGCACTCCGGCGTCATCCGACACGGTGCCCTGAATCGTGGCCGTGGACACCTGGGCGCCCGCGGCGGTTGGAAGCGCGAGCCACGCGAGAGCCAGTGCAAGCATCCACACCGCCGGACGTCTCGCTTCCGTCGAACGACACATGGGAGCCTCCTTGGCGCCTGGCGGGGGTGTGCCCCTACTAAAACGTTTCACTAGCCGAACCGTTTACACCCGTCCGGCGGAAGTTGTCAAGGTGAGGCAGGCGGCAGTGCCGGGCTACAAGCTGGGCTGGATGGGCGCGGGCCCGCTCGATCCGCGTACGACGAGAACGGGTTCCACCCGGATGGATGTGTCCGAGCTGCCGGCAGACGGACGGGCGAGGCGCGCCAGCAGCGTCTGCGCGGCGAGCTCCCCCATCTCGCGCAGCGGCTGCCGCACGGTCGTGAGCGCCGGCTGCTGATACGCCGCGCTCTGCACATCGTCGAACCCGACGACCGACACGTCTTCGGGAACGTTCAGGCCCGCCTCGCGAAGCGCCCGTATGGCGCCGATGGCCGCGATGTCGTTGAACGCGAAGAGGGCCGTGAAAGGCTCGCGCCGGGCGAGCAAGTCGACGGTGACGCGATATCCCAGTTCGGGCGAGGGGAGATCCCCCTGGAGCTGGACGACGAGGCGCGGGTGGATCGGGAGGCAGAGCGCCTTTGATGCCGCGTGAATCGAACGCCAGCGCGTCTCGGTGTCCGAGCTGAATTCCTGCCCTTTGATCACGGCGAGCCGCCGGTGTCCGAGCGACGCGAGATGCTCGAGCGCCAGCCGCGCGGCCCTCGCGTGGTTCAACTCGATGTTCGTGACGCCCTTCGCGCGATCGTGACCGGAGACCGCCACGACCGGCACCGGCAGATTGTGCACGCCCGGGGTGTCCACTGCGATCAGTCCCTCGACCGCGCGGTCGAGGAGCAGCCGCGGATACTCGGCGATGAGATCGGCGCGGTGACGGTGGCTGGCCACGAAGTACAGGTAACCCTCCTGGAGCAGGTAGTCCTCGATGCCTCCCATCACCGTCGCGGAGTAACCCTCGCTGATCTCGGGGACCAGGACGCCCACGGTGAAGCTTCGCCGCCGCTGGAGCGACCGCGCGAGGGTGTTCGGGCGGTAGTTGAGGCGGCGCGCCGCGGCGAGAATCCGTTCGTGCGTGCGGTGCGGAATGGACTTCGCCGCAGGCGCCCGATTGATGACGATCGATATCGTGGCGGGAGACAGTCCAAGATAGTCGGCGAGCGTCCTGAGGGTCACGGGCTGTGCCCGTGACGTCTCGAGCCGGCGCCTCGATCCATTCGCAGTGCGTCGGGCCACGATGTCAAGTGTCCCACAGCGGCAGGGCCAGAGGCCAGCGGTCCACCGCGCGGCGGATCTACAATCGGCGCGCGATGATCAGCAGGAGCGCGGCCATGCCGCTTGCCGCCGCGCACGCCGCGTTTGTTCTGACGGGCACGCTGACGACGCTGCTTGGACCGATCCTGCCGGTGGTGAGCGCCTCGTGGTCGCTCGACGACACCGCGGCGGGCGCCCTCTTTGCGGCGCAGTTTGCCGGTTCGATCGCGGGCACCGCGGTCTCAGGCGCGCTCGTCCAGCGAGCCGGATTCAGCGCCGCCGTCACGCTCGGCCTCGCGCTGATGTCGGCAGGAACCGGAGGGCTTCCCCTCGCCGCGTGGCCAGGGGCGCTGCTGCTTGTCGGCAGCTACGGCGTGGGGCTGGGGATCACGATTCCGGCCACGAACCTGTACGTCGCTGAATCGGCTCCCGGACCGAGGAGCGCGGCCCTCAACATCCTGAACCTGGCGTGGGCCGCCGGCGCGGTCGTGTCTCCTCCTGTTTTCGCGTGGATGGCGGCGCGAGGGCGCACGGACCTGTTCTTCTTCGGCCTTTCGGCCGCGCTCGTCGCGGCGGCAATCGCCTGCGCGGCGTCAATGCGGGCCCGAGTTGAAGGCGCGGCGAGTCTCCAGCCGCCGCCCCGGGGCGCGCGCGGCGCCGCCACGCAGCCGGTGTACTGGCGGTCGACCGCGTTCATCGCGTTCGCGGTGCTCTTCTTCGTCTACGTCGGTACCGAGAACGCACTGGCCGGGTGGGTGGCGGTCTACGCGCACCGGGTGGAGTCCTCCGCGGCGTCACTGTCGATGTCCACGCTGTTCTGGGGGGCGTTGATGCTCGGCCGTGCCGTCGCACCCTACTCGCTCCGGCACGCAAGCGAGACGGCGTTGATCCTGTGCTGGCTGTTGCTGGCGGCGATCGGCACCGTGCTCCTGCTCCGCGCCGCGGATCTTGCCGCCATCGCCTTCAGCACGGCGCTGTGCGGTTTCGGCCTGGCCGCCGTGTTCCCAACGACGATCGCACAGCTTTCGCGGGAGTTCGGTGGGGCGAGCGCCCGCGCCGCCGCAATCGCGTTCGTGTTCGCCGGCCTCGGCGGCGCGGTCGTGCCCTGGCTGGTGGGCGCATGGTCGACCGCCACCGGCAGCCTCAGAACCGGACTGCTGGTTCCGCTCGCGGGATGTCTCGTGATGCTGGCGCTGCACGCCTGGCGCCCGAAGGTCAGGGCCTGACGACAGGCTGCGTCCACGCCACGTTGCCGTTCGAGTCCATGATCTTCGCGCGGACGTAGCCTTCGCCTCCCGCGAAGTCGTAGGTCGCCGGGCTCGCAATCGCCTCCTTCAGCACGCGGCCTCCGCGCCCGACGAACAGCACGCGGTACTTCGCCATGGCCTGCCCGTCGATCACGATGGTCATCCGCCGCTCGTCGACCGTGTAATCGCGCAGCACGACGCCGGTGGACGCGTAGAACTCGCCGCGTTCCAGCGCGTTCAGCACGTTGCCGGCGGTCAGCTCGCGCGCGCGCACCATGACCCAGCCCCGGCCGGGGAGCGCCGCCATGCGGTCCCACGGCCGCTTGAAGTTGTGCGCATCGTCCACCGCGATGCCGTAGACGAGCTGCCCGCTCGACAGGATGCGGTCCCAGACCTCTTCGAGGCCGGGAAGTCCCCCGCCACCCTCGTTGTTGACCAGCGGGTGTCCGTTGAAGATCTCGAACAGGCGGTAGTTCCGGACCTGCACCAGCTCGTCGGGGCCGATCGCCCAGCCAAAATTTGGATGGTTGATGTGCGGCACCCCTCGCGCGTCCCGGACCGCGTTCACATT from Acidobacteriota bacterium includes the following:
- a CDS encoding LacI family DNA-binding transcriptional regulator — its product is MARRTANGSRRRLETSRAQPVTLRTLADYLGLSPATISIVINRAPAAKSIPHRTHERILAAARRLNYRPNTLARSLQRRRSFTVGVLVPEISEGYSATVMGGIEDYLLQEGYLYFVASHRHRADLIAEYPRLLLDRAVEGLIAVDTPGVHNLPVPVVAVSGHDRAKGVTNIELNHARAARLALEHLASLGHRRLAVIKGQEFSSDTETRWRSIHAASKALCLPIHPRLVVQLQGDLPSPELGYRVTVDLLARREPFTALFAFNDIAAIGAIRALREAGLNVPEDVSVVGFDDVQSAAYQQPALTTVRQPLREMGELAAQTLLARLARPSAGSSDTSIRVEPVLVVRGSSGPAPIQPSL
- a CDS encoding PHP domain-containing protein yields the protein MPSRVLLCAAALAAVVVLQESAWLVAQGPPALRWFKGNTHTHTLNSDGDSTPEEVVRWYREHGYQFLVLTDHNYLTRVDALNALVGAPGQFIVVGGEEVTDRAGDKPIHVNGLNVERFVEPQGGKTVVETVQRNVNAVRDARGVPHINHPNFGWAIGPDELVQVRNYRLFEIFNGHPLVNNEGGGGLPGLEEVWDRILSSGQLVYGIAVDDAHNFKRPWDRMAALPGRGWVMVRARELTAGNVLNALERGEFYASTGVVLRDYTVDERRMTIVIDGQAMAKYRVLFVGRGGRVLKEAIASPATYDFAGGEGYVRAKIMDSNGNVAWTQPVVRP
- the bglX gene encoding beta-glucosidase BglX, with the translated sequence MKPHPLPLAAGAIAVALAASPLLDAQPAGLERRIDDLLAQMTIEEKLGQLQQLDGHADGRYREEHLELARKGLLGSTLNVRGAEQVNALQRAAVEGSRLRIPLIFAFDVIHGYRTVFPIPLGEAATWDPAAAERSAAIAAAESRAVGLHWTFAPMVDVARDARWGRVAEGAGEDPFLGAAFARARVRGFQGDDYSRPDRVVACAKHWVAYGAAEAGRDYNTVDMSERTLRTVYFPPFQAAVDAGVGTFMSAFNDLNGVPTSANPFTLTQVLRKEWGFDGLVVSDYRSVVELINHGLAADEADAARQALAAGVDVEMVSRSYVSHGVRLVREGRLPVAALDEAVRRVLRIKLRAGVFDRPYADPAREKVTIGKPEFRAAAREIAARSMVLLKNDRAVLPLSPSLGTIAVIGPLADNRHDMMGNWTGDGREEDVVTVLEGIKAAASAATKVVYEQGVALDVKNLMAAAQESDGSDRAGIERAVQAARSADAVVLVIGETGAMSGEASSRTSLDLPGRQLELAQALTATGRPTAVVLMNGRPLTIPWLADHAPAVLEAWFPGTEAGHAVADVLFGKVNPGGKLPITFPRAVGQVPIYYNHKSTGRPPDDKDRYTSKYLDVPWTPLFPFGHGLSYTEFKLGSLRLGAARIPPNGGIDVSVDVTNGGSREGDEVVQLYVQDVVASLTRPVQELRGFQRVTLEPGETRQVRFSLGPRELGFYDRDMKWIVEPGAFRVRVSNSSVGGLTGTFEVR
- a CDS encoding MFS transporter; translated protein: MISRSAAMPLAAAHAAFVLTGTLTTLLGPILPVVSASWSLDDTAAGALFAAQFAGSIAGTAVSGALVQRAGFSAAVTLGLALMSAGTGGLPLAAWPGALLLVGSYGVGLGITIPATNLYVAESAPGPRSAALNILNLAWAAGAVVSPPVFAWMAARGRTDLFFFGLSAALVAAAIACAASMRARVEGAASLQPPPRGARGAATQPVYWRSTAFIAFAVLFFVYVGTENALAGWVAVYAHRVESSAASLSMSTLFWGALMLGRAVAPYSLRHASETALILCWLLLAAIGTVLLLRAADLAAIAFSTALCGFGLAAVFPTTIAQLSREFGGASARAAAIAFVFAGLGGAVVPWLVGAWSTATGSLRTGLLVPLAGCLVMLALHAWRPKVRA
- a CDS encoding TonB-dependent receptor, with the translated sequence MCRSTEARRPAVWMLALALAWLALPTAAGAQVSTATIQGTVSDDAGVLPGASVVARHVQSGFTHETATAEDGTFTLAGLRPGQYRLTVAFAQYKPEAKTVEVLVGQTVTVYFRVTPDVIYTEDVTVVGETRLVDTRKSEVTTNVTREQIQHLPQNSRNFLNFAALAPGVRVSDNETRKEFSAGALPSQNVNVFIDGVSFKNDVIDGGVVGQDASRGNPFPQNAVQEFQVLTQNFKAEYEKAASAIITAVTKSGGNRYSGEVFGFYQDKGLVENETVVRDAAGLLVKGKTTPKPTFERWQWGASVGGPIVQDKVQFFGSYEENRQDRDSTVIAGTVSNAPPALVERLRTFEGTFTSPFREKLLFGKVSMQPASAQQLEVTYNWRDETDIRGFGGRTSFESAENVRNRVDSVQGKWQLAATSFLNETYVSYQRYRWNPTAENPGIIGQNYDGLLRIGGRDTDQHIVQQRISLRNDYSRFSKWRGNHTVKGGGVLSYVDYDVSKLFAGNPIFTYAGSISWDFPARAQFGVGDPDLSATNSQLGFFAQDDWAATSRLTLNLGLRWDYESDMLNNDYVTPDNVREATASFVDGGAYFTDGDDRPPYYGMWQPRLGFSYDMSGDGQTIAFGGWGRYFDRVLYNSTLDERFRLQYAVRTFQFSAAGGIRDGVDTIPWDPSFLSVQGLQTLIARGRAPNPEVFLIANDTKPPVSDQWSLGVRHSFGGIVTSVTYSGMRSRNLFTFLFGNRRPDGTCCQPVPGFSNILRSDLEGRKSWYDGLYVQADRPYGIGGTRYGFSVTYTLGKAEKTGGDLFSLDFPTAADYPRHPIDNDERHRLVVTGIVGLPWDFIASTFITLGSGTPYTIVDESLGNAVDLRRVRRNEGRPEQFDFIVPNAWAFRSVDLQVERAFRFAERHAVSVIFQGFNIFSFDNFTGYEGFIPTLPATNPNFGRPSSLIDPGRRLQLGVRYGF